A genomic window from Variovorax paradoxus includes:
- a CDS encoding 3-(methylthio)propionyl-CoA ligase, translated as MLGLMQDQPLLISSLIEFVERHNGDGEIVSRRVEGDIHRCTWSDIASRARQVANALDGEQLLFSDRIATLAWNGYRHLELYYGVSGSGRVLHTINPRLHPDQIAWIANHAEDQILCFDLTFLPLVQAVHARCPTIRKWVALCDADKLPADSGVPNLVSYESWMGAQSTDYEWPSFDENSASSMCYTSGTTGNPKAALYSHRSTMLHAYAAALPDVMRLSARDSVLPVVPMFHVNAWGIPYSAALVGCKIVFPGPALDGKSVFELIEGEGVTFAAGVPTVWQMMLGHMQANGLKFSKLNRTVIGGSACPPAMIKAFQENYNVEVLHAWGMTEMSPLGTLCTLKNKHLSLPADAQLQIRMKQGRAIFGVDMKIIDGDGKELPWDGKAYGDLLVKGPWIVKEYFKGEGGDPLIPDEQNRGWFPTGDVATIDAEGYLQITDRSKDVIKSGGEWISSIEIENIAVAHPAVAMAACIGVFHPKWDERPIIAVVKKPGAEVTREELLKFYEGKTAKWQIPDDVVFVEAIPIGATGKILKTKLRELLKDYKLPTL; from the coding sequence ATGCTGGGTTTGATGCAAGACCAACCGCTTTTGATCTCGTCGCTGATCGAGTTCGTCGAGCGCCACAACGGCGACGGCGAGATCGTCTCGCGCCGTGTCGAAGGCGACATCCACCGCTGCACCTGGAGCGACATCGCATCGCGCGCCAGGCAGGTGGCCAATGCGCTGGACGGCGAGCAACTGCTGTTCAGCGACCGCATCGCCACCCTGGCCTGGAACGGCTATCGCCACCTGGAGCTGTACTACGGCGTGAGCGGCAGCGGCCGCGTGCTGCACACCATCAACCCGCGCCTGCACCCCGACCAGATCGCGTGGATCGCCAACCATGCCGAAGACCAGATCCTGTGCTTCGACCTCACATTCCTGCCGCTGGTACAGGCCGTGCATGCGCGCTGTCCCACGATCCGGAAATGGGTTGCACTGTGTGATGCGGATAAGCTCCCCGCAGACAGCGGCGTGCCCAACCTCGTGAGCTACGAGAGCTGGATGGGCGCGCAGTCCACCGACTACGAGTGGCCCAGCTTCGACGAGAACTCCGCCTCGAGCATGTGCTACACGAGTGGCACCACGGGCAACCCGAAGGCCGCGCTCTACAGCCACCGCTCGACCATGCTGCATGCCTACGCAGCGGCCTTGCCCGACGTCATGCGCCTGTCGGCGCGCGACTCGGTGCTGCCGGTGGTGCCGATGTTCCACGTCAACGCCTGGGGCATTCCGTACTCGGCGGCGCTGGTGGGCTGCAAGATCGTGTTCCCCGGCCCGGCGCTGGACGGCAAGTCGGTGTTCGAGCTGATCGAAGGCGAGGGCGTTACCTTCGCGGCGGGCGTGCCCACCGTGTGGCAGATGATGCTCGGCCACATGCAGGCAAACGGGCTGAAGTTCAGCAAGCTCAACCGCACCGTCATCGGCGGCTCGGCCTGCCCGCCGGCCATGATCAAGGCGTTCCAGGAGAACTACAACGTCGAGGTGCTGCACGCCTGGGGCATGACCGAGATGAGCCCGCTGGGCACGCTGTGCACGCTCAAGAACAAGCACCTGTCGCTGCCGGCCGACGCGCAGCTGCAGATCCGCATGAAGCAGGGCCGCGCCATCTTCGGCGTCGACATGAAGATCATCGACGGCGACGGCAAGGAACTGCCATGGGACGGCAAGGCCTATGGCGACCTGCTGGTCAAGGGCCCGTGGATCGTCAAGGAATACTTCAAGGGCGAGGGCGGCGATCCGCTCATTCCCGACGAGCAGAACCGCGGCTGGTTCCCCACCGGCGACGTCGCCACCATCGACGCCGAGGGCTACCTGCAGATCACCGACCGCAGCAAGGACGTGATCAAGTCCGGCGGCGAGTGGATCAGCTCCATCGAGATCGAAAACATCGCCGTCGCGCACCCCGCCGTGGCCATGGCGGCGTGCATCGGCGTGTTCCATCCGAAGTGGGACGAGCGGCCGATCATCGCTGTGGTGAAGAAACCCGGCGCCGAAGTCACGCGCGAAGAGCTGTTGAAGTTCTACGAGGGCAAGACCGCCAAGTGGCAGATCCCGGACGACGTGGTGTTCGTCGAGGCCATTCCGATCGGCGCCACCGGAAAGATCCTCAAGACCAAGCTGCGCGAGCTGCTGAAGGACTACAAGCTGCCGACCCTCTGA
- a CDS encoding branched-chain amino acid ABC transporter substrate-binding protein, with amino-acid sequence MQFAIKSVAACAMLVSAAAAFAQKGETVKIAWLDPLSGLMAAVGTNQLKTTQFLAEEFNKKNQSGVKFEIIALDNKLSPQETTAALRSAQDQGARYIMQGNGSGPALAIIDAVEKNNARNPGKELLYMNYAAVDPDLTNSKCSYWHFRLDADTSMKMEALTTWMKDQPDIKKVYILGQNYAHGVQVSKFAKEDLKVKRPDIQIVGDDLHPLAQVRDFSPYIAKIKASGADTVITGNWGSDLSLLIKAANDSGLNVKFLTYYAPGAGTPTAMGATSDGKVYTVAYAHYNMGGEIQQLLAGYKKRMNDDLTQSSIYHVFALLDAAFAKTKSTDPVKVAAALEGMKIKSFNGEVEMRKTDHQLQQGLYISRWEKASAKYPYDAENTGYTNVPVKYYESYVASTPTSCQMKRP; translated from the coding sequence ATGCAATTTGCTATCAAGTCAGTAGCTGCCTGTGCAATGTTGGTGAGCGCTGCCGCCGCATTCGCTCAGAAGGGCGAGACCGTCAAGATCGCCTGGCTCGACCCGCTGTCTGGCCTCATGGCCGCGGTCGGCACCAACCAGCTCAAGACCACGCAATTCCTTGCTGAAGAGTTCAACAAGAAGAACCAGTCGGGCGTGAAGTTCGAGATCATCGCGCTCGACAACAAGCTCAGCCCGCAGGAGACCACCGCCGCGCTGCGTTCCGCGCAGGACCAGGGCGCGCGCTACATCATGCAGGGCAACGGCTCCGGCCCCGCGCTCGCGATCATCGACGCCGTCGAGAAGAACAACGCGCGCAATCCGGGCAAGGAGCTGCTGTACATGAACTACGCGGCCGTCGACCCCGACCTGACCAACAGCAAGTGCAGCTACTGGCACTTCCGGCTGGACGCCGACACCTCCATGAAGATGGAGGCGCTGACCACCTGGATGAAGGACCAGCCAGACATCAAGAAGGTCTACATCCTCGGCCAGAACTACGCCCACGGCGTGCAGGTGTCCAAGTTCGCCAAGGAAGACCTGAAAGTGAAGCGCCCCGACATCCAGATCGTGGGCGACGATCTGCATCCGCTCGCGCAGGTGCGCGACTTCTCTCCGTATATCGCCAAGATCAAGGCGTCGGGCGCCGACACCGTCATCACCGGCAACTGGGGCTCCGACCTGTCGCTGCTCATCAAGGCGGCCAACGACTCGGGCCTGAACGTCAAGTTCCTGACCTACTACGCACCGGGCGCGGGCACGCCCACGGCCATGGGCGCCACCTCTGACGGCAAGGTCTACACCGTCGCCTACGCCCACTACAACATGGGCGGGGAAATCCAGCAGCTGCTCGCCGGCTACAAGAAGCGCATGAACGACGACCTCACGCAGTCGTCGATCTATCACGTGTTCGCGCTGCTCGACGCGGCCTTCGCCAAGACCAAGTCGACCGACCCGGTCAAGGTGGCTGCGGCGCTGGAGGGCATGAAGATCAAGAGCTTCAACGGCGAGGTCGAGATGCGCAAGACCGACCACCAGTTGCAGCAGGGCCTGTACATCTCGCGCTGGGAAAAGGCCAGCGCCAAGTACCCCTACGACGCGGAGAACACCGGCTACACGAACGTTCCCGTGAAGTACTACGAATCGTACGTGGCGAGCACGCCCACGTCGTGCCAGATGAAGCGCCCCTAG